The following proteins are co-located in the Deltaproteobacteria bacterium RIFCSPHIGHO2_02_FULL_44_16 genome:
- a CDS encoding tyrosine--tRNA ligase codes for MSKKTFEEQIALIKRATVDFINEEELLKKLNRGKPLTIKAGFDPTSPDLHLGHTVVMQKLKQFQDFGHRVVFVVGDFTARIGDPSGRNEARPHLTEKEIRENSKTYTDQAFKILEKKKTKVCFNSEWLGKMSAVDVVRLSAHATVARMLERDDFKKRYTAQSSISLHEFLYPLLQAQDSVELKADVELGGTDQIFNLLLGRELQRDAGQEPQIVITVPLLVGTDGVQKMSKSYGNSIGITDTPREMFGKVMSLSDDQMWEYYKLLSEKDFSMIERMKKEVQEGTLHPKQVKINLASEMVTRFHHQQSAADAHKEFERIFSQKKNPEEMLAISIQKETPLYKWLVEEGVVKSGSECRRLIAQGGIRVNEEKIKDAHLKLPSGEHVVQVGKRQFVRVNVSS; via the coding sequence ATGTCGAAAAAAACTTTTGAAGAGCAGATTGCGCTGATCAAACGAGCAACAGTAGATTTCATCAATGAGGAAGAACTTCTCAAAAAGTTGAATCGAGGAAAGCCGCTGACAATCAAAGCAGGATTTGATCCCACATCACCAGACCTGCATCTCGGTCATACGGTGGTGATGCAGAAACTAAAACAATTTCAAGATTTCGGTCATCGTGTGGTTTTTGTCGTCGGAGATTTTACCGCGCGTATTGGAGATCCATCCGGTAGAAATGAAGCAAGACCACATCTGACTGAAAAAGAGATTCGAGAGAACAGTAAGACATATACGGATCAAGCATTTAAAATTTTAGAAAAGAAAAAAACGAAAGTTTGTTTTAATTCTGAATGGCTTGGAAAGATGAGTGCTGTTGACGTTGTTCGATTGTCTGCGCATGCGACGGTTGCTCGTATGTTAGAGCGCGATGATTTTAAAAAAAGATATACTGCACAATCTTCAATTTCACTTCATGAATTTCTTTATCCTCTTCTTCAAGCGCAAGATTCTGTGGAACTCAAAGCAGATGTGGAACTCGGAGGAACAGATCAAATTTTTAATTTGCTTCTAGGACGCGAGCTTCAGCGCGATGCAGGTCAAGAACCGCAGATTGTGATCACCGTTCCGCTTCTCGTAGGCACTGATGGTGTTCAGAAAATGAGTAAGAGTTATGGAAATTCAATTGGCATCACAGACACTCCGCGTGAAATGTTTGGAAAAGTAATGTCACTTTCTGATGATCAGATGTGGGAGTATTATAAGCTTCTTTCAGAAAAAGATTTCAGTATGATTGAGCGTATGAAAAAAGAGGTTCAAGAGGGAACACTGCATCCCAAGCAAGTAAAAATAAATCTCGCATCTGAAATGGTAACTCGTTTTCACCATCAACAATCTGCTGCTGATGCACATAAAGAATTTGAGCGCATTTTTTCCCAAAAGAAAAATCCAGAGGAAATGCTCGCAATTTCTATTCAGAAAGAAACTCCGCTTTATAAATGGTTGGTGGAGGAGGGAGTCGTCAAAAGTGGAAGTGAATGTCGACGGCTTATTGCGCAAGGGGGCATTCGAGTGAACGAGGAAAAGATAAAAGATGCTCATTTAAAGCTCCCTTCAGGAGAACATGTGGTTCAAGTCGGAAAACGCCAATTTGTGCGTGTGAACGTCTCTTCCTAA
- a CDS encoding metallophosphoesterase, whose protein sequence is MRILAIGDIFGKPGRKAIQTLVPQLIDRHQVDVVVANAENAAHGRGLTPDIAEAILKNNVDVLTAGNHTLEHQSIYPSLESGPLLRPENVKANLPGKGWFLFTTRKGPKLAVISLQGRVFMEGKGAEVGDPFQAIDQLLPALKEKTSCIVVDFHAEATSEKRALAWYLDGRVSALWGTHTHVQTADEQIMPKGMAYISDLGMTGPHASVVGLDKDIALERFLTGKKSRYEVAEGDVRLEGILLDIDERSGKTFSIVRIREYVEKNF, encoded by the coding sequence ATGAGAATTTTAGCAATTGGTGATATTTTTGGAAAACCTGGTCGAAAAGCGATTCAAACTCTGGTGCCGCAGCTTATCGATCGGCATCAGGTCGATGTCGTTGTTGCCAATGCAGAGAATGCAGCGCACGGGAGAGGTCTTACGCCTGACATTGCAGAGGCGATTTTGAAAAATAATGTCGATGTGTTAACGGCTGGGAATCATACGCTCGAGCATCAAAGTATTTATCCTTCACTCGAATCTGGCCCCCTTTTACGTCCGGAAAATGTAAAAGCGAATCTTCCGGGAAAAGGTTGGTTTCTCTTCACGACCAGAAAGGGGCCAAAACTTGCGGTCATTTCACTTCAAGGAAGAGTTTTCATGGAAGGAAAGGGGGCTGAAGTGGGTGATCCTTTTCAAGCCATAGATCAACTTCTTCCTGCTCTCAAAGAAAAAACTTCCTGTATTGTGGTCGATTTTCATGCTGAAGCGACAAGTGAAAAACGCGCGCTTGCGTGGTATCTTGATGGTCGAGTATCTGCGTTGTGGGGGACGCATACACACGTTCAAACGGCGGATGAACAGATCATGCCCAAAGGAATGGCATATATTTCTGATCTCGGGATGACGGGGCCACATGCTTCAGTTGTTGGTCTCGATAAAGATATTGCGCTTGAAAGATTTCTGACAGGCAAAAAAAGTCGATATGAAGTTGCGGAAGGTGATGTGCGACTCGAAGGAATTTTGCTCGACATTGATGAACGGTCAGGAAAAACTTTTTCCATTGTAAGGATACGCGAATATGTCGAAAAAAACTTTTGA